A stretch of DNA from Roseovarius faecimaris:
GGACGTGGCAGAGGGTCATGTTGGCCTGTTGACGGTCGATGGGGTCCTGAAAGGGCGCCTTGAGCCGGGGACGCATGCCTTCTGGCATATCGGGCGCGGTGCGACCGTTCGGATGATCGATCTGCGGATGCGAACCCACGAGGTCACTGGTCAGGAAATCCTGACCAAGGACCGGGTGACCATCCGGGTCAACCTGACGGCGGTCTACCGCGTCACTGACCCCGAGCGTGCCGTGGCCGCGGTGAAAGACTACACCGAGGCGCTGCACCGGGCCCTGCAACTGGCGTTTCGCCGGACGCTGGGCGCGCTGACGCTCGACACGATCCTGGCCGAAAAAGGCGCGGTCAATGCCGATGCGGCCGAGGCCGTGCGCGCCGAAATGGCGCGGATCGGGATCGAGGTGGGCGAGATCGCCCTGCGCGATGTCATCCTGCCGGGTGAGATGCGCGAGATCCTGAACCGGGTTGTCACGGCCGAAAAAGAGGCCGAGGCCAACGTGATCCGGCGCCGGGAAGAAACGAACGCAACGCGGGCGCTTCTGAACACGGCAAAGGTGATGGCCGAGAACCCGGTGATGCTGCGGCTGAAAGAGCTGGAAGCTCTGGAGGCCATCGCGGGGAAAGTCGAACGGCTGACGGTCCATAACGGGACCGAAGGCCTGATGACCGATCTCGTGAAGCTGCGGGAATAGGAAGGCCGGTGCCCGGCCCGGGGGAAACCTCGGGCCGGGTTTTTCACGATATTTCCATAGCCGCGTCCAGTGAACGCCAGCGGGCGCCGCGTGCTTGTGCCGGTCCGCCCGATCTCGTCAGCCCGCCGAAGTCGCAGAGATAGTGCCCGCAGGATCATTCGGGACAGCGCCGGGCGCTTCGGGGACAGGGAGCAGACGACCCGTTGCGGCATGCGCAACCCCGGGAGTGTTGGAAACCGGGTTGATTGCCATGGGGATCCCGGCCGCAGCGCTGCCGTGGACCAGCAGGTTACGTCAATTCGAACGTCCGCCGTGCGCGTTCTGCACCGGCTTGCGCGGCGCTGAGGGCTGAACCCGCCTCGGGTTCTTTCTTTCAGGCTCAGGCGTTTGTGCTGCCCTTTGATTGATGAGATGCAGACGGCTGCATCTCACGCCTTCTGACACCCACTGCGCGATCCTCCCATGGTGGGTGGTGCGCATCAGGTCACAGGCTGACCATGGGTGCGCCGTCGCTGGCGGCCGCACGCGCCGCCACATCCGCAACCGCAAGATCCTGAAGCCCCACGCCGGTTCCATCGAAGAGGGTGATCTCGTCCTCCGAGTTGCGCCCGGCGTGATCGCCGTTGATGACGGCGCCGATCGGTGTGATATCCGCATCGGAGATAAGCCCCGCCGACACGGCGTGCTGAGCTTCTCCGATGCTGACGGATTGTGCCAGCTCGTCAGTGAACACCGTGGCCCGGGCCAACAGCGCCGCGTCGACCTCCTGCTTGCCTTTGGTGTCTGTACCCATGCAGGCGATATGCGTTC
This window harbors:
- a CDS encoding slipin family protein encodes the protein MTHVLTRLIDRLTGHTRVTVMETERLLVLERGRIATILSAGEHRLKRKDTVTERHDLNRLRFTTPYEAALFRERPDLAEAHLTEVRAGEDEVLIVRRDGRLHGVVLAGDREVLWTDAGPWAVERLTLTDTLAVERKLGKALVRAGLGHVLTIWDVAEGHVGLLTVDGVLKGRLEPGTHAFWHIGRGATVRMIDLRMRTHEVTGQEILTKDRVTIRVNLTAVYRVTDPERAVAAVKDYTEALHRALQLAFRRTLGALTLDTILAEKGAVNADAAEAVRAEMARIGIEVGEIALRDVILPGEMREILNRVVTAEKEAEANVIRRREETNATRALLNTAKVMAENPVMLRLKELEALEAIAGKVERLTVHNGTEGLMTDLVKLRE